A genome region from Erigeron canadensis isolate Cc75 chromosome 3, C_canadensis_v1, whole genome shotgun sequence includes the following:
- the LOC122591160 gene encoding uncharacterized protein LOC122591160 isoform X2 — MGEIEGWSQMGGGGRLLLPNGLLPNAGPLIESLDSDRWLKAEERTAELITRIQPNQPSEERRNAVADYVQRLIMKCFPCQVFTFGSVPLKTYLPDGDIDLTAFSNNPNLKDSWAREVCDLLEAEEKNDNAEFHVKEVQYIQAEVKIIKCLVENIVVDISFNQLGGLCTLCFLEEVDNLINQNHLFKRSIILIKAWCYYESRILGAHHGLISTYALETLVLYIFHVFNNSFTGPLEVLYRFLEFFSNFDWDNFCVSLWGPVPINSLPDVTAEPPRKDSGDLLLNKVFLDACSSVYAVFPAGQDNQGQPFLSKYFNVIDPLRVSNNLGRSVSKGNFFRIRSAFAYGADRLARLLDCPKENLVAEVNQFFTNTWDRHGNGNRPDVPVTNSLTFKLSTDAPVRDSSGKKLETDHTHSSNYQSSSPKTNVVTAVHANKNQRNLKLGQLVNDIQRSPFARTRSSPELTDTYKYVPFQGIRNKLPETEKNRNRRKNVEADIEKNESSSLSHAQPHQSFEPTIESNMYHREDMHQEEQDLVNMMASSAFHGFNGPVNLASGHLPFPFSPSFLTSLGYTQRNMAGVFPTNMPFIDPQLSGMQFPHSLFPHYFSGVGMNSNSEDSVDPLNENNVTSMERNSGDDNNHDLWREPDRVNSEFVPQDDVKSQSSSTGMNYVPPPRRVGGSGGLVRSQQKNNKDKRDRLRDNLHSDHSQYQEFKINDAYLDERASSSRFSSAAPSYSLRSKTSSESSWHETLTVNKSMKEKRGKKTANIHTESEDDDQDWVPVTPTNLGSELVLNQFKQVPPRPNGSTEPAQTSGSGCVIPMAPMIIGSNPRQRMDNSGGPPLTFYPTGPPVPFLTMLPFFNAPSGNGSSDASASHFESAENGDTGQSFHPEGVEQSEDFSLQRATAGVSPDESNSDILNSDFASHWQNLQFGRFCQSPRQNGPTVYPSPVMVPPVYLQGRVPWDGPGRPLPNMNLVTQLMNYGPRLVPVAPLQSVPNRPPNVYQQYVEDMPRYRSGTGTYLPNPVGVKDRPRRGNYNYDRSDNHGDREGNWNVNSKSRGSGRNHSRNQIDKSTTRLGSSGSRSMNSQRYDSISSQNGPGNVTYGMYPLPASGVPPIGSNGPAVVMVYPFEQNGGFALQNEQFEFGSFGSAGFSGMNEQSPRSEGGREHRIYGASVQRSSPDQPSSPHHERRV, encoded by the exons ATGGGCGAGATCGAGGGATGGTCACAGATGGGTGGTGGTGGGCGTTTGTTGTTGCCGAATGGGCTATTGCCCAATGCTGGTCCATTGATAGAGAGTTTAGATTCAGATAGATGGTTAAAGGCTGAGGAGAGAACGGCCGAGCTTATTACTCGTATACAACCAAATCAGCCGTCTGAAGAGCGTAGAAATGCTGTTGCTGATTACGTGCAACGGCTTATTATGAAGTGTTTTCCCTGtcag GTTTTTACATTTGGGTCGGTACCTCTTAAAACATATTTACCTGATGGGGATATTGACTTAACTGCCTTCAGCAACAATCCAAACCTGAAAGATTCATGGGCTAGAGAAGTTTGTGATTTGTTGGAGGCTGAGGAGAAGAATGATAATGCAGAATTTCATGTTAAGGAAGTGCAATACATTCAAGCAGAA GTGAAGATTATAAAGTGTCTCGTGGAGAATATTGTGGTAGATATTTCCTTTAATCAGCTCGGAGGACTTTGTACACTTTGCTTTCTAGAGGAG GTTGACAATCTGATAAACCAGAATCATTTGTTTAAGCGTAGCATTATACTGATTAAAGCTTGGTGTTACTATGAGAGTCGTATTCTTGGTGCTCATCATGGACTTATATCAACTTATGCTCTTGAGACCTTGGTTCTTTACATATTCCATGTCTTCAATAATTCCTTTACGGGTCCTCTTGAG GTGCTTTATCGTTTTCTAGAGTTCTTCAGTAATTTTGATTGGGACAACTTCTGTGTTAGCTTGTGGGGTCCTGTACCCATAAATTCACTTCCAGATGTAACTg CGGAACCACCTCGGAAGGACAGTGGAGACTTGTTGCTTAACAAAGTGTTTCTTGATGCTTGTAGCTCTGTCTATGCTGTCTTTCCAGCTGGTCAGGATAATCAAGGCCAACCTTTTCTTTCCAAATATTTTAACGTTATTGATCCACTGCGTGTGAGTAACAATCTTGGACGAAGTGTCAGTAAAG GTAACTTTTTCAGAATACGTAGTGCTTTTGCGTATGGGGCCGATAGGCTGGCAAGATTACTTGATTGCCCAAAGGAAAATCTTGTTGCGGAAGTAAATCAGTTTTTCACCAACACATGGGACCGCCATGGGAATGGTAATCGTCCTGATGTACCAGTTACCAATTCATTGACTTTTAAACTGTCAACTGATGCTCCAGTTAGGGATTCGAGTGGCAAGAAGTTAGAGACTGACCATACTCATTCTAGCAATTATCAGTCAAGTTCACCCAAAACTAACGTTGTCACTGCGGTTCATGCTAACAAAAATCAGCGGAACTTGAAATTGGGTCAGTTGGTCAATGACATTCAAAGGTCTCCATTTGCTAGAACACGATCGAGCCCTGAACTAACCgatacatataaatatgttCCTTTTCAAGGGATCCGTAACAAACTGCCTGAAACTGAAAAAAACCGTAATAGGAGGAAAAATGTCGAAGCTGATATCGAGAAAAATGAGTCTTCATCGTTATCCCATGCTCAACCTCATCAAAGTTTTGAGCCTACTATTGAATCAAATATGTATCACCGTGAAGATATGCATCAAGAGGAGCAAGATCTTGTGAACATGATGGCATCTTCTGCATTTCATGGGTTTAACGGGCCAGTGAATTTAGCATCGGGTCATTTACCTTTCCCATTCTCTCCATCTTTTCTAACTTCATTAGGATACACACAAAGAAATATGGCTGGAGTGTTTCCCACAAATATGCCTTTTATTGATCCTCAATTATCAGGTATGCAGTTTCCTCACAGTTTGTTTCCTCATTACTTTTCGGGGGTTGGAATGAACTCTAATTCTGAAGATTCGGTTGATCCTCTTAACGAAAATAATGTCACTAGTATGGAAAGGAACTCCGGTGATGATAATAATCACGACTTGTGGCGTGAACCTGATCGTGTGAACTCGGAATTCGTTCCACAAGATGATGTAAAATCTCAATCATCTTCTACTGGAATGAATTACGTGCCACCACCTCGTCGTGTTGGTGGTTCTGGCGGGCTGGTGAGAAGTCAACAAAAGAATAACAAGGATAAGCGTGATCGATTGCGAGACAATCTTCATTCGGATCATTCTCAATATcaagaatttaaaataaatgatgCTTATTTAGATGAACGAGCCTCGAGTTCAAGATTCTCGTCTGCTGCTCCTAGTTATTCCTTAAGAAGTAAAACATCTTCTGAGAGTTCGTGGCATGAAACGTTAACAGTGAATAAGTCAATGAAGGAAAAACGAGGTAAGAAAACAGCTAACATCCATACGGAGTCTGAGGATGATGATCAGGACTGGGTCCCGGTCACACCGACAAATTTGGGTTCTGAGTTGGTACTAAACCAATTCAAACAAGTTCCGCCAAGGCCGAACGGGAGTACGGAACCAGCTCAAACAAGTGGTTCAGGTTGCGTTATCCCGATGGCTCCAATGATTATTGGGTCTAATCCAAGACAACGCATGGACAATTCTGGGGGACCTCCCTTGACCTTTTATCCCACCGGGCCACCTGTTCCATTCCTTACCATGCTTCCGTTTTTTAACGCTCCATCAGGAAATGGATCATCAGATGCATCAGCTAGCCATTTTGAGAGTGCTGAGAATGGTGATACTGGTCAAAGTTTTCATCCTGAAGGAGTTGAGCAATCAGAGGACTTCAGTTTGCAAAGGGCAACTGCTGGTGTGTCACCAGATGAATCCAACTCTGATATTCTAAATAGTGATTTTGCTAGCCATTGGCAGAATCTACAGTTTGGTCGGTTTTGCCAGAGTCCGCGTCAAAATGGACCCACTGTATATCCATCACCTGTTATGGTACCGCCAGTTTATTTACAGGGTCGTGTCCCTTGGGATGGGCCTGGAAGACCACTGCCGAACATGAACCTTGTCACACAGCTCATGAATTATGGACCACGTCTCGTTCCTGTTGCACCTCTTCAGTCTGTTCCGAATAGACCTCCTAATGTTTACCAGCAATATGTGGAAGATATGCCAAGATATCGTAGTGGTACTGGCACGTATCTGCCAAACCCT GTTGGTGTTAAGGATCGTCCTCGCAGAGGGAACTATAACTATGATAGAAGTGATAATCATGGTGATAGAGAAGGCAACTGGAACGTTAATTCAAAATCACGTGGTTCTGGCCGTAACCATAGTCGTAATCAAATTGATAAATCAACCACCCGGTTGGGTTCTAGCGGGAGTCGGTCAATGAATTCACAGAGATATGATTCCATTTCAAGTCAAAATGGTCCTGGCAATGTGACTTACGGTATGTATCCTTTGCCAGCTTCTGGAGTCCCGCCGATTGGGTCAAACGGTCCTGCTGTTGTGATGGTATATCCATTTGAGCAAAATGGCGGTTTTGCTTTGCAAAATGAGCAGTTTGAGTTTGGTTCTTTCGGATCTGCAGGTTTTTCTGGTATGAATGAGCAGTCACCAAGGAGTGAGGGAGGTCGTGAACATAGGATATATGGGGCATCCGTTCAGCGGTCTTCACCAGATCAACCATCGTCACCCCATCATGAAAG GAGGGTATAA
- the LOC122591160 gene encoding uncharacterized protein LOC122591160 isoform X3 has product MGEIEGWSQMGGGGRLLLPNGLLPNAGPLIESLDSDRWLKAEERTAELITRIQPNQPSEERRNAVADYVQRLIMKCFPCQVFTFGSVPLKTYLPDGDIDLTAFSNNPNLKDSWAREVCDLLEAEEKNDNAEFHVKEVQYIQAEVKIIKCLVENIVVDISFNQLGGLCTLCFLEEVDNLINQNHLFKRSIILIKAWCYYESRILGAHHGLISTYALETLVLYIFHVFNNSFTGPLEVLYRFLEFFSNFDWDNFCVSLWGPVPINSLPDVTAEPPRKDSGDLLLNKVFLDACSSVYAVFPAGQDNQGQPFLSKYFNVIDPLRVSNNLGRSVSKGNFFRIRSAFAYGADRLARLLDCPKENLVAEVNQFFTNTWDRHGNGNRPDVPVTNSLTFKLSTDAPVRDSSGKKLETDHTHSSNYQSSSPKTNVVTAVHANKNQRNLKLGQLVNDIQRSPFARTRSSPELTDTYKYVPFQGIRNKLPETEKNRNRRKNVEADIEKNESSSLSHAQPHQSFEPTIESNMYHREDMHQEEQDLVNMMASSAFHGFNGPVNLASGHLPFPFSPSFLTSLGYTQRNMAGVFPTNMPFIDPQLSGMQFPHSLFPHYFSGVGMNSNSEDSVDPLNENNVTSMERNSGDDNNHDLWREPDRVNSEFVPQDDVKSQSSSTGMNYVPPPRRVGGSGGLVRSQQKNNKDKRDRLRDNLHSDHSQYQEFKINDAYLDERASSSRFSSAAPSYSLRSKTSSESSWHETLTVNKSMKEKRGKKTANIHTESEDDDQDWVPVTPTNLGSELVLNQFKQVPPRPNGSTEPAQTSGSGCVIPMAPMIIGSNPRQRMDNSGGPPLTFYPTGPPVPFLTMLPFFNAPSGNGSSDASASHFESAENGDTGQSFHPEGVEQSEDFSLQRATAGVSPDESNSDILNSDFASHWQNLQFGRFCQSPRQNGPTVYPSPVMVPPVYLQGRVPWDGPGRPLPNMNLVTQLMNYGPRLVPVAPLQSVPNRPPNVYQQYVEDMPRYRSGTGTYLPNPKVGVKDRPRRGNYNYDRSDNHGDREGNWNVNSKSRGSGRNHSRNQIDKSTTRLGSSGSRSMNSQRYDSISSQNGPGNVTYGMYPLPASGVPPIGSNGPAVVMVYPFEQNGGFALQNEQFEFGSFGSAGFSGMNEQSPRSEGGREHRIYGASVQRSSPDQPSSPHHESQ; this is encoded by the exons ATGGGCGAGATCGAGGGATGGTCACAGATGGGTGGTGGTGGGCGTTTGTTGTTGCCGAATGGGCTATTGCCCAATGCTGGTCCATTGATAGAGAGTTTAGATTCAGATAGATGGTTAAAGGCTGAGGAGAGAACGGCCGAGCTTATTACTCGTATACAACCAAATCAGCCGTCTGAAGAGCGTAGAAATGCTGTTGCTGATTACGTGCAACGGCTTATTATGAAGTGTTTTCCCTGtcag GTTTTTACATTTGGGTCGGTACCTCTTAAAACATATTTACCTGATGGGGATATTGACTTAACTGCCTTCAGCAACAATCCAAACCTGAAAGATTCATGGGCTAGAGAAGTTTGTGATTTGTTGGAGGCTGAGGAGAAGAATGATAATGCAGAATTTCATGTTAAGGAAGTGCAATACATTCAAGCAGAA GTGAAGATTATAAAGTGTCTCGTGGAGAATATTGTGGTAGATATTTCCTTTAATCAGCTCGGAGGACTTTGTACACTTTGCTTTCTAGAGGAG GTTGACAATCTGATAAACCAGAATCATTTGTTTAAGCGTAGCATTATACTGATTAAAGCTTGGTGTTACTATGAGAGTCGTATTCTTGGTGCTCATCATGGACTTATATCAACTTATGCTCTTGAGACCTTGGTTCTTTACATATTCCATGTCTTCAATAATTCCTTTACGGGTCCTCTTGAG GTGCTTTATCGTTTTCTAGAGTTCTTCAGTAATTTTGATTGGGACAACTTCTGTGTTAGCTTGTGGGGTCCTGTACCCATAAATTCACTTCCAGATGTAACTg CGGAACCACCTCGGAAGGACAGTGGAGACTTGTTGCTTAACAAAGTGTTTCTTGATGCTTGTAGCTCTGTCTATGCTGTCTTTCCAGCTGGTCAGGATAATCAAGGCCAACCTTTTCTTTCCAAATATTTTAACGTTATTGATCCACTGCGTGTGAGTAACAATCTTGGACGAAGTGTCAGTAAAG GTAACTTTTTCAGAATACGTAGTGCTTTTGCGTATGGGGCCGATAGGCTGGCAAGATTACTTGATTGCCCAAAGGAAAATCTTGTTGCGGAAGTAAATCAGTTTTTCACCAACACATGGGACCGCCATGGGAATGGTAATCGTCCTGATGTACCAGTTACCAATTCATTGACTTTTAAACTGTCAACTGATGCTCCAGTTAGGGATTCGAGTGGCAAGAAGTTAGAGACTGACCATACTCATTCTAGCAATTATCAGTCAAGTTCACCCAAAACTAACGTTGTCACTGCGGTTCATGCTAACAAAAATCAGCGGAACTTGAAATTGGGTCAGTTGGTCAATGACATTCAAAGGTCTCCATTTGCTAGAACACGATCGAGCCCTGAACTAACCgatacatataaatatgttCCTTTTCAAGGGATCCGTAACAAACTGCCTGAAACTGAAAAAAACCGTAATAGGAGGAAAAATGTCGAAGCTGATATCGAGAAAAATGAGTCTTCATCGTTATCCCATGCTCAACCTCATCAAAGTTTTGAGCCTACTATTGAATCAAATATGTATCACCGTGAAGATATGCATCAAGAGGAGCAAGATCTTGTGAACATGATGGCATCTTCTGCATTTCATGGGTTTAACGGGCCAGTGAATTTAGCATCGGGTCATTTACCTTTCCCATTCTCTCCATCTTTTCTAACTTCATTAGGATACACACAAAGAAATATGGCTGGAGTGTTTCCCACAAATATGCCTTTTATTGATCCTCAATTATCAGGTATGCAGTTTCCTCACAGTTTGTTTCCTCATTACTTTTCGGGGGTTGGAATGAACTCTAATTCTGAAGATTCGGTTGATCCTCTTAACGAAAATAATGTCACTAGTATGGAAAGGAACTCCGGTGATGATAATAATCACGACTTGTGGCGTGAACCTGATCGTGTGAACTCGGAATTCGTTCCACAAGATGATGTAAAATCTCAATCATCTTCTACTGGAATGAATTACGTGCCACCACCTCGTCGTGTTGGTGGTTCTGGCGGGCTGGTGAGAAGTCAACAAAAGAATAACAAGGATAAGCGTGATCGATTGCGAGACAATCTTCATTCGGATCATTCTCAATATcaagaatttaaaataaatgatgCTTATTTAGATGAACGAGCCTCGAGTTCAAGATTCTCGTCTGCTGCTCCTAGTTATTCCTTAAGAAGTAAAACATCTTCTGAGAGTTCGTGGCATGAAACGTTAACAGTGAATAAGTCAATGAAGGAAAAACGAGGTAAGAAAACAGCTAACATCCATACGGAGTCTGAGGATGATGATCAGGACTGGGTCCCGGTCACACCGACAAATTTGGGTTCTGAGTTGGTACTAAACCAATTCAAACAAGTTCCGCCAAGGCCGAACGGGAGTACGGAACCAGCTCAAACAAGTGGTTCAGGTTGCGTTATCCCGATGGCTCCAATGATTATTGGGTCTAATCCAAGACAACGCATGGACAATTCTGGGGGACCTCCCTTGACCTTTTATCCCACCGGGCCACCTGTTCCATTCCTTACCATGCTTCCGTTTTTTAACGCTCCATCAGGAAATGGATCATCAGATGCATCAGCTAGCCATTTTGAGAGTGCTGAGAATGGTGATACTGGTCAAAGTTTTCATCCTGAAGGAGTTGAGCAATCAGAGGACTTCAGTTTGCAAAGGGCAACTGCTGGTGTGTCACCAGATGAATCCAACTCTGATATTCTAAATAGTGATTTTGCTAGCCATTGGCAGAATCTACAGTTTGGTCGGTTTTGCCAGAGTCCGCGTCAAAATGGACCCACTGTATATCCATCACCTGTTATGGTACCGCCAGTTTATTTACAGGGTCGTGTCCCTTGGGATGGGCCTGGAAGACCACTGCCGAACATGAACCTTGTCACACAGCTCATGAATTATGGACCACGTCTCGTTCCTGTTGCACCTCTTCAGTCTGTTCCGAATAGACCTCCTAATGTTTACCAGCAATATGTGGAAGATATGCCAAGATATCGTAGTGGTACTGGCACGTATCTGCCAAACCCT AAGGTTGGTGTTAAGGATCGTCCTCGCAGAGGGAACTATAACTATGATAGAAGTGATAATCATGGTGATAGAGAAGGCAACTGGAACGTTAATTCAAAATCACGTGGTTCTGGCCGTAACCATAGTCGTAATCAAATTGATAAATCAACCACCCGGTTGGGTTCTAGCGGGAGTCGGTCAATGAATTCACAGAGATATGATTCCATTTCAAGTCAAAATGGTCCTGGCAATGTGACTTACGGTATGTATCCTTTGCCAGCTTCTGGAGTCCCGCCGATTGGGTCAAACGGTCCTGCTGTTGTGATGGTATATCCATTTGAGCAAAATGGCGGTTTTGCTTTGCAAAATGAGCAGTTTGAGTTTGGTTCTTTCGGATCTGCAGGTTTTTCTGGTATGAATGAGCAGTCACCAAGGAGTGAGGGAGGTCGTGAACATAGGATATATGGGGCATCCGTTCAGCGGTCTTCACCAGATCAACCATCGTCACCCCATCATGAAAG TCAATAG
- the LOC122591160 gene encoding uncharacterized protein LOC122591160 isoform X1 translates to MGEIEGWSQMGGGGRLLLPNGLLPNAGPLIESLDSDRWLKAEERTAELITRIQPNQPSEERRNAVADYVQRLIMKCFPCQVFTFGSVPLKTYLPDGDIDLTAFSNNPNLKDSWAREVCDLLEAEEKNDNAEFHVKEVQYIQAEVKIIKCLVENIVVDISFNQLGGLCTLCFLEEVDNLINQNHLFKRSIILIKAWCYYESRILGAHHGLISTYALETLVLYIFHVFNNSFTGPLEVLYRFLEFFSNFDWDNFCVSLWGPVPINSLPDVTAEPPRKDSGDLLLNKVFLDACSSVYAVFPAGQDNQGQPFLSKYFNVIDPLRVSNNLGRSVSKGNFFRIRSAFAYGADRLARLLDCPKENLVAEVNQFFTNTWDRHGNGNRPDVPVTNSLTFKLSTDAPVRDSSGKKLETDHTHSSNYQSSSPKTNVVTAVHANKNQRNLKLGQLVNDIQRSPFARTRSSPELTDTYKYVPFQGIRNKLPETEKNRNRRKNVEADIEKNESSSLSHAQPHQSFEPTIESNMYHREDMHQEEQDLVNMMASSAFHGFNGPVNLASGHLPFPFSPSFLTSLGYTQRNMAGVFPTNMPFIDPQLSGMQFPHSLFPHYFSGVGMNSNSEDSVDPLNENNVTSMERNSGDDNNHDLWREPDRVNSEFVPQDDVKSQSSSTGMNYVPPPRRVGGSGGLVRSQQKNNKDKRDRLRDNLHSDHSQYQEFKINDAYLDERASSSRFSSAAPSYSLRSKTSSESSWHETLTVNKSMKEKRGKKTANIHTESEDDDQDWVPVTPTNLGSELVLNQFKQVPPRPNGSTEPAQTSGSGCVIPMAPMIIGSNPRQRMDNSGGPPLTFYPTGPPVPFLTMLPFFNAPSGNGSSDASASHFESAENGDTGQSFHPEGVEQSEDFSLQRATAGVSPDESNSDILNSDFASHWQNLQFGRFCQSPRQNGPTVYPSPVMVPPVYLQGRVPWDGPGRPLPNMNLVTQLMNYGPRLVPVAPLQSVPNRPPNVYQQYVEDMPRYRSGTGTYLPNPKVGVKDRPRRGNYNYDRSDNHGDREGNWNVNSKSRGSGRNHSRNQIDKSTTRLGSSGSRSMNSQRYDSISSQNGPGNVTYGMYPLPASGVPPIGSNGPAVVMVYPFEQNGGFALQNEQFEFGSFGSAGFSGMNEQSPRSEGGREHRIYGASVQRSSPDQPSSPHHERRV, encoded by the exons ATGGGCGAGATCGAGGGATGGTCACAGATGGGTGGTGGTGGGCGTTTGTTGTTGCCGAATGGGCTATTGCCCAATGCTGGTCCATTGATAGAGAGTTTAGATTCAGATAGATGGTTAAAGGCTGAGGAGAGAACGGCCGAGCTTATTACTCGTATACAACCAAATCAGCCGTCTGAAGAGCGTAGAAATGCTGTTGCTGATTACGTGCAACGGCTTATTATGAAGTGTTTTCCCTGtcag GTTTTTACATTTGGGTCGGTACCTCTTAAAACATATTTACCTGATGGGGATATTGACTTAACTGCCTTCAGCAACAATCCAAACCTGAAAGATTCATGGGCTAGAGAAGTTTGTGATTTGTTGGAGGCTGAGGAGAAGAATGATAATGCAGAATTTCATGTTAAGGAAGTGCAATACATTCAAGCAGAA GTGAAGATTATAAAGTGTCTCGTGGAGAATATTGTGGTAGATATTTCCTTTAATCAGCTCGGAGGACTTTGTACACTTTGCTTTCTAGAGGAG GTTGACAATCTGATAAACCAGAATCATTTGTTTAAGCGTAGCATTATACTGATTAAAGCTTGGTGTTACTATGAGAGTCGTATTCTTGGTGCTCATCATGGACTTATATCAACTTATGCTCTTGAGACCTTGGTTCTTTACATATTCCATGTCTTCAATAATTCCTTTACGGGTCCTCTTGAG GTGCTTTATCGTTTTCTAGAGTTCTTCAGTAATTTTGATTGGGACAACTTCTGTGTTAGCTTGTGGGGTCCTGTACCCATAAATTCACTTCCAGATGTAACTg CGGAACCACCTCGGAAGGACAGTGGAGACTTGTTGCTTAACAAAGTGTTTCTTGATGCTTGTAGCTCTGTCTATGCTGTCTTTCCAGCTGGTCAGGATAATCAAGGCCAACCTTTTCTTTCCAAATATTTTAACGTTATTGATCCACTGCGTGTGAGTAACAATCTTGGACGAAGTGTCAGTAAAG GTAACTTTTTCAGAATACGTAGTGCTTTTGCGTATGGGGCCGATAGGCTGGCAAGATTACTTGATTGCCCAAAGGAAAATCTTGTTGCGGAAGTAAATCAGTTTTTCACCAACACATGGGACCGCCATGGGAATGGTAATCGTCCTGATGTACCAGTTACCAATTCATTGACTTTTAAACTGTCAACTGATGCTCCAGTTAGGGATTCGAGTGGCAAGAAGTTAGAGACTGACCATACTCATTCTAGCAATTATCAGTCAAGTTCACCCAAAACTAACGTTGTCACTGCGGTTCATGCTAACAAAAATCAGCGGAACTTGAAATTGGGTCAGTTGGTCAATGACATTCAAAGGTCTCCATTTGCTAGAACACGATCGAGCCCTGAACTAACCgatacatataaatatgttCCTTTTCAAGGGATCCGTAACAAACTGCCTGAAACTGAAAAAAACCGTAATAGGAGGAAAAATGTCGAAGCTGATATCGAGAAAAATGAGTCTTCATCGTTATCCCATGCTCAACCTCATCAAAGTTTTGAGCCTACTATTGAATCAAATATGTATCACCGTGAAGATATGCATCAAGAGGAGCAAGATCTTGTGAACATGATGGCATCTTCTGCATTTCATGGGTTTAACGGGCCAGTGAATTTAGCATCGGGTCATTTACCTTTCCCATTCTCTCCATCTTTTCTAACTTCATTAGGATACACACAAAGAAATATGGCTGGAGTGTTTCCCACAAATATGCCTTTTATTGATCCTCAATTATCAGGTATGCAGTTTCCTCACAGTTTGTTTCCTCATTACTTTTCGGGGGTTGGAATGAACTCTAATTCTGAAGATTCGGTTGATCCTCTTAACGAAAATAATGTCACTAGTATGGAAAGGAACTCCGGTGATGATAATAATCACGACTTGTGGCGTGAACCTGATCGTGTGAACTCGGAATTCGTTCCACAAGATGATGTAAAATCTCAATCATCTTCTACTGGAATGAATTACGTGCCACCACCTCGTCGTGTTGGTGGTTCTGGCGGGCTGGTGAGAAGTCAACAAAAGAATAACAAGGATAAGCGTGATCGATTGCGAGACAATCTTCATTCGGATCATTCTCAATATcaagaatttaaaataaatgatgCTTATTTAGATGAACGAGCCTCGAGTTCAAGATTCTCGTCTGCTGCTCCTAGTTATTCCTTAAGAAGTAAAACATCTTCTGAGAGTTCGTGGCATGAAACGTTAACAGTGAATAAGTCAATGAAGGAAAAACGAGGTAAGAAAACAGCTAACATCCATACGGAGTCTGAGGATGATGATCAGGACTGGGTCCCGGTCACACCGACAAATTTGGGTTCTGAGTTGGTACTAAACCAATTCAAACAAGTTCCGCCAAGGCCGAACGGGAGTACGGAACCAGCTCAAACAAGTGGTTCAGGTTGCGTTATCCCGATGGCTCCAATGATTATTGGGTCTAATCCAAGACAACGCATGGACAATTCTGGGGGACCTCCCTTGACCTTTTATCCCACCGGGCCACCTGTTCCATTCCTTACCATGCTTCCGTTTTTTAACGCTCCATCAGGAAATGGATCATCAGATGCATCAGCTAGCCATTTTGAGAGTGCTGAGAATGGTGATACTGGTCAAAGTTTTCATCCTGAAGGAGTTGAGCAATCAGAGGACTTCAGTTTGCAAAGGGCAACTGCTGGTGTGTCACCAGATGAATCCAACTCTGATATTCTAAATAGTGATTTTGCTAGCCATTGGCAGAATCTACAGTTTGGTCGGTTTTGCCAGAGTCCGCGTCAAAATGGACCCACTGTATATCCATCACCTGTTATGGTACCGCCAGTTTATTTACAGGGTCGTGTCCCTTGGGATGGGCCTGGAAGACCACTGCCGAACATGAACCTTGTCACACAGCTCATGAATTATGGACCACGTCTCGTTCCTGTTGCACCTCTTCAGTCTGTTCCGAATAGACCTCCTAATGTTTACCAGCAATATGTGGAAGATATGCCAAGATATCGTAGTGGTACTGGCACGTATCTGCCAAACCCT AAGGTTGGTGTTAAGGATCGTCCTCGCAGAGGGAACTATAACTATGATAGAAGTGATAATCATGGTGATAGAGAAGGCAACTGGAACGTTAATTCAAAATCACGTGGTTCTGGCCGTAACCATAGTCGTAATCAAATTGATAAATCAACCACCCGGTTGGGTTCTAGCGGGAGTCGGTCAATGAATTCACAGAGATATGATTCCATTTCAAGTCAAAATGGTCCTGGCAATGTGACTTACGGTATGTATCCTTTGCCAGCTTCTGGAGTCCCGCCGATTGGGTCAAACGGTCCTGCTGTTGTGATGGTATATCCATTTGAGCAAAATGGCGGTTTTGCTTTGCAAAATGAGCAGTTTGAGTTTGGTTCTTTCGGATCTGCAGGTTTTTCTGGTATGAATGAGCAGTCACCAAGGAGTGAGGGAGGTCGTGAACATAGGATATATGGGGCATCCGTTCAGCGGTCTTCACCAGATCAACCATCGTCACCCCATCATGAAAG GAGGGTATAA